The following nucleotide sequence is from Mucilaginibacter sp. cycad4.
AATGTTTCTTTTCATCAATCAAAACTGCTTTTGATTGGGCAAAGGCGCCCCATAATATAAATACAATGCCTTCTTTTTTATCGGAAATGGTTTTGATCACCTCATCTGTAAATTCTTCCCAGCCTCTTTTTTGGTGTGAGCCGGCATCGCCCGCCCTTACGGTTAAAGTGGCGTTCAGTAACAAAACACCCTGTTTGGCCCATTCTTCGAGGTTGCCATGTGAAGGAAGGGTGAAACCCGGAATGTCGTTTTGAAGCTCTTTGTAGATATTAATGAGTGAGCGGGGAATGGCAATACCTTTTTGCACCGAAAATGAAAGGCCGTGGGCCTGATGAGCACCATGATAAGGGTCCTGCCCTAATATCACTACTTTTACATCATCAAAAGGTGTAGTATTGAAAGCGTTGAAGATCTCGCCGTTTTTAGGGTAAACAACTTGCCCTGATTGCTGCTCTTCCTTTAAAAATTGTTTAAGTTTTACCATGTAAGGTTTATCAAATTCCTGCTGTAAAACCTTGAGCCATGATGGTGGTAATGCAATCGCCATAAATATTTATATAGAAGTTGGTTTAGCGTACAAATAAACAGATATTTGCGCTAATATTAGTATCACAAATTATGTCAAATATTGTTCGGTTAGTTATTGCTTGTGTAGTGATGGGTGCGGCGGTTGCCCTTTGTGCATTCGGTTTTTGGGGATGGGGGATTTTTGTTTTGTTAATGGGCGGTATTATACTGCTTAGCTTCTTCTTTAACGAGAATATGATCATTGCCCAGTATTTTTTGCGTAAGGAAAATTCTGAAAAGTCAGAAGTGTGGTTATTGAAAATTACCGATTACGAAAAACAACTGCACAAAAACCAGCACGGTTACTACAACTTGCTGATCGGTTTGATCGAGTCACGCAAGGCGCCAATGAAATCAGAAAAATACTTCAAAAAGGCCCTGTCGTTGGGGATGAAAATGTCGCACAATATAGCTTTGGCAAAGTTGAGCCTGGCCGGTATTTCAATGGCGAAGCGCAACAAGCGCGAGGCGCAAATGTATTTGTCGGAAGCTTCGAAGGATGATAAGAACAAACTGCTTACCGAACAAATTAAAATGATGAAAGGTCAATTAGCCCAGATGGATAAGCAAGTAGTAAGGGGAGGGTATCGCCAATTCTAAAACAGGATAAAAGAAAAGGGATAAAAAATAAAAGGGACGCGAAAATCGCGTCCCTTTTATTTTTCTTCAATGGCGCTGAAATAATCAGGCGTAGCTGAATGGTTTTGATAAGGCTGAACGTAGCTGTCTGTGTATGATGAATATTCAGATTCTTCAGACGGGTTGGCCACTTCAACAAGCTTCAATAAACTCCTGATGAACGACAGGTTGAAATTGCTCCTGTTAAGTTTGATCAGGTATTCGTTTTCGGTGATCTCCAATATTGAGTTGGTCATGATATTTGTAATATATGTTTATTACAATAGTAGCTAACTCTTTTTAAATGAAAGTATTATTTTTTTTAAGCTTTTGTTAAGAAATTATAACGGGTTTTGGTTTGTTGGCGTTATCTAAAAAGCAGCGAAGGTAAGCCAACGCCGATACCAATGCCATAGAAAAAATCTGCCCAGAAGAAACGTAGCAGGTTAAATAAATAGATCAGTCCGATAATAGGAAAAGATATGATGGCTAATACGTTTTTTTTCCTGGCTTTCACTTTTGCCTGGTCAAATAAATTTTTGGCATCCTGGTTTGATGGTATTGCATGCATTCCTATCGATACGCCAAGCCACATTAAAAAGTACGATAATGGGTGATCGACATTGAAATAACTAATGGGGATATAAGCCGGGATACAAATAAGCAGGCATAATAAGGTATTTACAAAAAACGGGCCCATGCTTATCAAAAATGTTGTATAAAAATTGTTTGTATTTTCATGGATCACATAACCTACAGGGTTGGCAAATCTGAAATAACAAACATCAAAAACGGCCACTTTGCGTAACCTGCAAAAAAACAGGTGTGCAAACTCATGTACAATAATGCCGGGAAAGGTAGCAATAGAGATAAGAATACCAGGAATGAACATATTTATTTGTTTAAAGCAGAAGTGTAACCATTAGGAAATTTTTTCAGAAACTCATCACGGCTGATGATTTGTTTGCTATCAATCCTGTATAGGATCCGGCCGGTATAATCTTTTGATATAGCGCTGGTATCATCCATTTTTCTGGCCTTGTGAAGGTATTGTAGCGAAAGCTGTTTTAGCGAATCCTGTCCGTTTTGTGCATATAAACAGGCGTAAGCCGAAGCTACTCCTGCCCATGATTGGGCTACTGTAGAATCAAGCTCTAAAACGGCTCTTGATGTTTTTAAAAACATCGGGTAATCTTTTTTGTCATAAGCAACGCCAATTTCGGAGTTGAGTATCCATTGGTTAATGTGAAAGTCAGCGCCCAGGTCTGTACATTTGTTAAATTCGGCTAAAGCAAAAGCTGATTTATCTTTTGACAAAAATTCAATACCACGGAAATAGGCGGCCATTTGTACAAGATCACGGGTTTCGGGTACCTCTTCGGCCGCTTTGGTCATCAATTGCGCCGCATTTGAAACATCTGATTTTGAAAAAGCCTCATTGGCTTTATTTAAATTGTTGTACGCCGCATAAAAGCGCCAGTTCCAGAATATGGAAAATACAACCAGCAATATTACACCGCCAAAAAATAGCTTAACCCACTGCGGGAAGATCTTTTTTTTGAGATCAACGCTGCAGTTGTCGCAAATAGGGTAAACCGAAAGTTTGTTAAGTGGTGTACCATAATCCGTTTTGCAGAATGCGCATACAGTATCAGGATTTGCTATTTCTTCAGGAGTTTTGGCATCTTGAGCCGGCACACTATTTTCATTGGTTTCCGGAAGTTCTCCTTCGCCCGAAAAATATCCGGTAAAATTAGAGGTTGGCCGCATTATGGCCTTTTGGGGAAAATGTCCTCTTTTAAAACTGAGAACGCGCAGGTTTAATTTCATTAAAATGTGATATGATCAAGGTGGATTTACCCAATGATTTTTATCACTGGGTAAATCCTATCTCAAATATATCACAAAATGCAGAATTAAAAAAGGAAGTTACCATTATAGTATATCATTTGCAAACCATGCCATTACTACTTCTTTAGTTGGCATGGTAATATCCAGTTTTAATTTTTTACGCATCCCGCCAAGGTCATTGAAAACCTTGTTAGGGTTGCCTGCTTTTAGTTCTTCAACGGTGTTAAAGCCCATTTTATTGAGCACAGGTACCCATTCGGCAGGTACGCCAATATTTACAAAATCATCTGCACTGGCAACTTTAGCTTTTTTCTCAGGGCGCATTTGCGGGAAGAATAACACTTCCTGGATGGTGCTTTGATTGGTCATCAGCATCACCAGCCTGTCAATACCTATGCCTAAGCCTGATGTTGGCGGCATACCGTATTCAAGCGCGCGTAAAAAGTCGTCGTCCATTGCCATGGCCTCATCATCACCGCGACCGGCCAGGATAAGTTGTTCTTCCAGGCGCTCACGCTGGTCGATAGGATCATTTAGCTCTGAGTAAGCATTTGCTATCTCTTTACCATTCACAAATAATTCGAAACGCTCAACCAAGCCCTCTTTGGTACGGTGTTTTTTGGCAAGCGGTGTCATTTCAATAGGGTAGTCGGTAATATAAGTAGGCTGGATCAGGTGATGCTCAACTTTGGCGCTGAAGATCTCATCGATCAGTTTGCCTTTGCCCATGCTTGGGTTTATCTCTATTTTCAGTTCGTTACAAACTTCGCGCAAGCCTGCTTCATCCATGGCTGATACATCGATGCCGGTGTATTTCAGGATCGAATCATACATCGATAGTTTTTCGTACGGGCCTGCAAAGTTGATCTCATTACTGCCAACCTGCACAACCGGGATTCCGTGAACCGCTTTGGCAACAGTTTCCAGGCATTCCTCAACCATGGCCATCATCCATATATAGTCTTTATAGGCTACATAGATTTCCATAGCGGTAAACTCAGGGTTGTGGGTGCGGTCCATGCCCTCATTGCGGAACATTTTACCAAACTCATAAACACCGTCAAAACCGGCTACGATAAGCCTTTTTAAGTAAAGCTCGTTGGCAATACGTAAAAACAAGGGCATATCCAGCGTGTTATGGTGCGTGGCAAACGGACGGGCCGCTGCACCACCATGCACCGGCTGCAGGATAGGGGTTTCAACC
It contains:
- the ung gene encoding uracil-DNA glycosylase, with product MAIALPPSWLKVLQQEFDKPYMVKLKQFLKEEQQSGQVVYPKNGEIFNAFNTTPFDDVKVVILGQDPYHGAHQAHGLSFSVQKGIAIPRSLINIYKELQNDIPGFTLPSHGNLEEWAKQGVLLLNATLTVRAGDAGSHQKRGWEEFTDEVIKTISDKKEGIVFILWGAFAQSKAVLIDEKKHFIIRSPHPSPFSADRGFFGSKPFSKTNEILKKEGKKEIDWQIH
- a CDS encoding metalloprotease family protein, yielding MFIPGILISIATFPGIIVHEFAHLFFCRLRKVAVFDVCYFRFANPVGYVIHENTNNFYTTFLISMGPFFVNTLLCLLICIPAYIPISYFNVDHPLSYFLMWLGVSIGMHAIPSNQDAKNLFDQAKVKARKKNVLAIISFPIIGLIYLFNLLRFFWADFFYGIGIGVGLPSLLFR
- the lysS gene encoding lysine--tRNA ligase, yielding MSIALSEQEIIRRKSLQELRALGIDPYPAEAFNVNAWAQDIADNFKDKPEAYQDVVIAGRIMTRRIMGSASFAELQDSTGRVQIYLKRDDICPDEDKTLYNTVFKKLLDIGDYVGVKGYVFLTQTGEISVHVRELVVLSKSLKPLPVVKREEDGTIHDGFTDPELRYRQRYVDLTVNPDYKQIFINRSKVISAMRSYFNTQGWMEVETPILQPVHGGAAARPFATHHNTLDMPLFLRIANELYLKRLIVAGFDGVYEFGKMFRNEGMDRTHNPEFTAMEIYVAYKDYIWMMAMVEECLETVAKAVHGIPVVQVGSNEINFAGPYEKLSMYDSILKYTGIDVSAMDEAGLREVCNELKIEINPSMGKGKLIDEIFSAKVEHHLIQPTYITDYPIEMTPLAKKHRTKEGLVERFELFVNGKEIANAYSELNDPIDQRERLEEQLILAGRGDDEAMAMDDDFLRALEYGMPPTSGLGIGIDRLVMLMTNQSTIQEVLFFPQMRPEKKAKVASADDFVNIGVPAEWVPVLNKMGFNTVEELKAGNPNKVFNDLGGMRKKLKLDITMPTKEVVMAWFANDIL